In Pseudovibrio brasiliensis, the following are encoded in one genomic region:
- a CDS encoding pentapeptide repeat-containing protein gives MDQKEKTDWFEVYQPYLAFIYACVVVIGFLCAILVPSNPLIFWFPKDVPGAEIWRNILLGIVAVVGFPFVVWRSFTAHRQANIANRQTVVANKNLVLIEKGHNLDRFEKAAQLMTESDYAPRLAGLSLMFELANEFPKEYYMLAQKQFCGLIQLTGREVSSLYDLQKESREEVGPPRSSIRKKDKELSYAVADRQIHAAKRLGQEAILYFSRLRAAHFEHENDWKPEMIGAQFSELEIVHEKLELKGVDLSYSSFQGCRIKDADFSEAYMKGCNFKDANFWSCNFSNAWLRDIVNITGETSFQNSVFKDAAFSVAGSRRRDQKNYRLFSNANIDGLRVLDSVYSTLPNFHQNKTTPIDEEYFSQPTQPA, from the coding sequence ATGGATCAGAAAGAAAAGACTGATTGGTTTGAGGTCTATCAGCCCTACCTGGCGTTTATCTATGCCTGTGTGGTTGTAATCGGCTTCCTTTGCGCAATTCTCGTCCCCAGCAATCCGTTGATTTTTTGGTTCCCCAAAGATGTTCCTGGAGCGGAGATTTGGCGCAACATCCTTCTTGGTATCGTGGCTGTTGTAGGTTTTCCGTTTGTTGTTTGGAGAAGTTTCACAGCCCACAGGCAAGCAAACATAGCGAACCGCCAAACGGTAGTTGCAAACAAAAATCTTGTACTGATTGAGAAGGGGCACAATCTGGATCGGTTTGAGAAGGCTGCGCAACTCATGACAGAAAGTGATTACGCCCCCAGATTGGCAGGGTTGTCGCTTATGTTTGAACTGGCGAATGAGTTTCCCAAAGAATACTACATGCTTGCGCAAAAGCAGTTTTGCGGTTTGATCCAACTGACTGGCCGAGAAGTTAGCTCGCTGTATGATTTGCAGAAAGAAAGCAGAGAAGAAGTGGGGCCTCCTAGATCGAGTATAAGAAAGAAGGATAAGGAGCTTTCTTACGCCGTCGCAGATCGTCAAATTCACGCAGCTAAACGGTTGGGGCAAGAAGCCATTCTGTATTTCTCTCGACTTCGAGCAGCTCATTTTGAGCATGAAAATGACTGGAAACCAGAAATGATCGGCGCGCAATTTTCCGAACTGGAAATTGTTCATGAAAAACTCGAACTCAAAGGTGTTGACCTTAGTTACTCGAGTTTCCAAGGCTGTAGGATCAAAGACGCTGATTTCTCCGAGGCTTACATGAAAGGCTGCAACTTTAAAGATGCGAATTTCTGGAGTTGTAATTTTTCCAATGCTTGGCTCAGAGACATTGTAAATATTACGGGAGAAACTTCTTTCCAAAATAGCGTATTCAAGGATGCTGCATTTTCTGTAGCAGGATCTAGACGCAGAGATCAGAAGAACTACAGACTCTTTTCGAATGCCAATATAGACGGACTTAGAGTTCTCGATAGTGTATACTCGACACTTCCTAACTTTCACCAAAATAAAACAACGCCTATAGACGAGGAGTATTTCTCCCAGCCAACACAACCCGCCTAA
- a CDS encoding pentapeptide repeat-containing protein, whose amino-acid sequence MFSRQVVTPETLDFRDYDEAQWNFWVEQTQGGFTNIWIDLSNANFEKAIISGASFVRTIISKSELIQTSFVKTDMSEANLDFSTFLNVSLENVCLERANLEAFQFRGGRSHQVQFTNADARRAEFDDVTFEDVDFTKANFEATTFSHCRLHSPVFTQARLANAVFEDCTGAEAKFRMAKLQNARIVSCNFVKANFNRARLKGANLSETNFEGANFRFANLQNTTCAETNFSNADLRNAILTDTNLLNTNLTNADLRGTNLVGSIYQQSQLRNAITDETTVLNDEQSPEQKPSVLGVDKFPLVFGSEENLHTSNKHETKEAIAEAASSEAATESAIAPADTPHALSESYAVDPRASSPEEPGDLLKNYQIMRVTTPISFVKTDGSEEKIILESVAIPLWGKGNQIGELFEKAVSQLVANGEATYAIESWFDALTQGWLTPEDKSRCFDAVKIALDEHKAVVYFGSVHDLSTKVLGGVTGFVTFVADTGVEQVAIGVLAMGTSLIFLQICQSVGKGASGVIEAKFEQIKRRMELADKEPEDS is encoded by the coding sequence ATGTTTAGTAGACAGGTTGTTACACCCGAAACATTGGATTTCCGTGACTACGATGAAGCGCAGTGGAACTTTTGGGTCGAGCAAACTCAAGGAGGATTCACGAATATTTGGATTGATTTGAGTAATGCAAATTTTGAAAAAGCAATAATATCCGGTGCGTCTTTCGTTCGAACAATTATCAGCAAGTCTGAGCTCATACAGACCAGCTTCGTCAAAACTGACATGAGTGAAGCCAATCTCGATTTCTCCACTTTCTTGAACGTCTCTTTGGAAAACGTCTGCCTTGAGCGCGCTAACTTGGAGGCTTTTCAATTTAGAGGTGGGCGAAGTCATCAGGTTCAATTCACCAACGCAGACGCGAGGCGGGCTGAGTTTGATGATGTGACCTTTGAAGATGTCGATTTTACTAAAGCAAACTTCGAAGCAACGACATTCTCGCATTGCAGACTTCATTCGCCTGTTTTTACCCAAGCACGATTGGCCAACGCCGTGTTTGAAGATTGTACTGGAGCTGAAGCTAAATTTCGTATGGCTAAGTTGCAGAATGCCCGCATAGTTTCCTGTAACTTCGTAAAGGCAAATTTTAACCGCGCACGGCTTAAAGGTGCCAACCTTTCGGAAACAAATTTTGAAGGCGCAAACTTCAGATTTGCCAATCTCCAAAACACAACATGCGCTGAGACAAATTTTAGTAATGCAGATCTCAGAAACGCAATTTTGACCGATACCAATCTGCTCAATACAAATCTGACTAACGCCGATTTGCGCGGTACAAATCTCGTTGGCTCTATCTATCAACAAAGTCAGCTCAGAAACGCAATTACGGACGAGACAACGGTTTTGAATGATGAACAAAGCCCTGAGCAAAAACCGAGCGTACTGGGAGTAGATAAATTTCCGCTGGTTTTTGGCAGCGAAGAGAACCTTCACACGTCTAATAAACACGAAACCAAAGAGGCCATTGCTGAAGCTGCATCCTCTGAAGCTGCGACCGAAAGCGCAATTGCACCTGCTGATACACCACATGCTCTCTCCGAGAGTTACGCAGTAGACCCACGTGCCAGCTCTCCAGAGGAACCCGGAGACCTCCTTAAAAACTATCAAATCATGCGAGTGACAACACCGATCTCGTTCGTGAAAACTGATGGTAGTGAGGAGAAAATTATTCTTGAGAGCGTTGCCATACCTTTGTGGGGGAAAGGAAATCAAATTGGAGAGTTGTTTGAAAAGGCCGTAAGCCAACTTGTTGCGAATGGTGAAGCAACATATGCGATTGAGAGTTGGTTTGATGCCCTCACACAAGGCTGGCTTACACCCGAAGACAAGAGCCGCTGCTTTGATGCCGTCAAAATCGCATTGGATGAACACAAAGCCGTTGTTTACTTCGGTAGTGTCCACGATCTTTCGACGAAAGTCTTGGGAGGTGTCACAGGCTTTGTTACTTTTGTGGCTGACACTGGTGTCGAGCAAGTTGCTATTGGGGTGCTGGCAATGGGAACATCCCTCATCTTCCTGCAAATTTGTCAGTCTGTCGGAAAAGGTGCAAGTGGGGTTATCGAAGCAAAGTTTGAGCAAATTAAGAGACGAATGGAACTTGCCGACAAAGAGCCGGAAGACAGTTAG
- a CDS encoding Rha family transcriptional regulator: protein MQHLIKIENGKPVTDTLVIAEVFGREHRDVLRSVRSLIDDNTIGLREFAQSSYLNAQNKDQPMYQLSERAALIAMPFIGGRKSKEGQRKLVDAFLEYRDRRASSNYDRPPQVISIEMEMAVAEAAGRVLAMSDSSKLKMIETVANNHGCATNMLPDYVDEKICLALTTLLKEIGESRSARAVNKVLLDLGILEERTRTSTSGKEKRFKLLTEKGLSFGKNQVSPNNPRETQPLYYISTFNDLMQLIEAAERGEAA from the coding sequence ATGCAACATCTGATCAAAATTGAAAATGGTAAGCCTGTAACTGACACTCTGGTGATTGCGGAGGTGTTTGGGCGGGAACATCGCGATGTATTGCGTAGCGTGCGAAGCCTGATTGATGACAACACAATAGGACTGCGAGAATTTGCGCAGTCCTCCTACCTAAACGCTCAGAACAAAGATCAACCGATGTATCAGCTGTCAGAAAGAGCAGCGTTGATTGCAATGCCGTTCATTGGTGGCCGCAAATCAAAGGAAGGGCAACGCAAGCTGGTTGATGCCTTTCTGGAATATCGGGATCGGCGCGCTTCCAGCAACTATGACCGCCCTCCGCAGGTCATCTCCATTGAAATGGAAATGGCTGTTGCAGAAGCGGCGGGACGGGTGCTTGCCATGTCTGACAGTTCAAAGCTCAAGATGATTGAAACCGTAGCCAACAACCATGGCTGCGCCACCAACATGCTGCCTGACTATGTTGATGAGAAGATCTGTCTGGCGCTCACAACTCTGCTGAAGGAAATCGGAGAAAGCCGCTCCGCCCGCGCCGTGAACAAGGTGCTGCTGGACCTTGGTATATTGGAGGAGCGCACCCGCACTTCCACCAGCGGCAAGGAAAAACGCTTCAAACTGCTGACAGAAAAGGGCCTGTCCTTCGGCAAAAACCAAGTCAGCCCTAACAACCCGCGCGAAACCCAACCTCTCTACTACATCTCCACCTTCAACGACCTGATGCAGCTGATTGAAGCTGCCGAGCGGGGAGAAGCGGCATGA
- a CDS encoding helix-turn-helix domain-containing protein, which yields MTTADKRKWSYVPIGIYGDPELSPRDKEVMGVLCSSTNRFGVCCRSMVQIAELLRVGRTTVHRAIHKLMKAGWLERSGGKRKNGGDCSFTYRVIHKDLPEDDQDDLPEPDLEKEAVRLEENCFKNGQTLSAQADTYYNELNITIDDEQVAASGVNEEKTDVSSPAKPHADGSFKRYANEVVSTLARLKPGLDVGRMAGGINPIMGWFTVGCNLDLDVKPALAIVLERAPALPNSLNYFTKAVVSAMKSREELSQINPSYQNFGAQAAAKRMKERNASRERCNAAIDELSAEFAAGGAL from the coding sequence ATGACTACAGCAGATAAACGCAAATGGTCTTATGTGCCCATTGGTATCTATGGGGATCCCGAATTGTCTCCTCGCGATAAAGAAGTAATGGGTGTGCTTTGCAGCTCTACCAATAGATTTGGGGTCTGTTGCCGATCAATGGTGCAGATTGCAGAGCTGCTACGTGTTGGCCGAACAACTGTGCATCGCGCCATTCATAAGTTGATGAAAGCAGGTTGGCTGGAGCGGTCTGGCGGCAAACGCAAGAACGGCGGTGACTGCTCTTTCACCTACCGTGTTATCCATAAGGATTTACCGGAAGACGATCAGGATGATTTGCCTGAACCAGACCTTGAGAAAGAGGCTGTTCGCCTTGAGGAAAACTGCTTCAAAAACGGACAGACCCTGTCCGCTCAGGCGGACACCTATTATAACGAATTAAATATAACGATTGATGATGAACAAGTGGCTGCGAGTGGGGTGAATGAGGAGAAAACTGATGTGTCCTCTCCAGCGAAACCGCATGCGGATGGTTCGTTTAAACGCTATGCAAACGAGGTTGTAAGCACACTGGCACGGTTGAAGCCGGGGCTGGATGTGGGACGAATGGCTGGCGGCATAAACCCGATTATGGGCTGGTTTACGGTCGGTTGTAACCTTGATCTGGATGTGAAACCGGCGCTTGCGATCGTGTTGGAACGCGCCCCCGCGCTGCCGAACAGTTTGAACTATTTCACAAAAGCTGTTGTTTCTGCGATGAAATCCCGCGAGGAACTCTCACAAATCAATCCAAGCTACCAGAATTTTGGCGCACAAGCCGCTGCTAAGCGAATGAAAGAACGAAATGCTTCTCGAGAACGGTGCAATGCTGCAATTGACGAGTTGAGCGCAGAGTTTGCAGCGGGAGGCGCGCTATGA